A single region of the Blattabacterium cuenoti genome encodes:
- the argH gene encoding argininosuccinate lyase, with the protein MKIWDKKTNCSFNKKIENFTSDKDSKIDLLLAPHDVIGTIAHVIMLKSIGLLNKKDLKILIYELRNIYVNEILKNNFKINEGIEDIHSQIEFLLTNRLGEVGKKIHSGRSRNDQILLDLKLFIRTEIKEIVSISYSFFDLLLRLSEQYKNILMPGYTHYQIAMPSSFGLWFAAYAESLIDDFLLIRTAYRIVNKNPLGSAAGYGSSLPLNRKMTTYLLGFDDLNYNVVYAQMARGKMERIVSESIASLARTLSKMAQDICLYLSKNFNFISFPDSLTTGSSIMPHKKNPDVFEMIRAKCNRMTSLPNEISLISSNLCSGYHRDFQIIKERFIPIFEEIKKCFSMFKYMLNHIIVKKDIIQEDKYEYLFSVEAVNKLVIEEGYSFREAYKKVGKDIQNGCFKPFKKSFYSHEGSIGNLCNTQIKNLMQNVIKEFDFDKIEKVIKRLIYSQINFDASSKNPIFF; encoded by the coding sequence GTGAAAATTTGGGATAAAAAAACGAATTGTAGTTTCAATAAAAAAATAGAAAATTTTACTTCAGATAAAGATTCTAAAATAGATTTACTTTTAGCACCACATGATGTGATAGGAACCATAGCTCATGTCATAATGTTAAAAAGTATTGGATTATTAAATAAAAAAGATTTAAAAATTTTAATTTATGAGTTACGTAATATTTATGTAAACGAAATTTTAAAAAATAATTTTAAAATAAATGAAGGAATAGAAGACATTCATTCTCAAATAGAATTTTTGTTAACCAATCGTTTAGGAGAAGTTGGAAAAAAAATCCATAGTGGTAGATCCAGGAATGATCAAATTTTGTTAGATTTGAAACTTTTTATTAGAACAGAAATCAAAGAAATAGTATCAATAAGTTATTCTTTTTTTGATTTATTATTAAGATTAAGTGAACAATATAAAAATATATTAATGCCTGGATATACTCATTATCAAATTGCTATGCCTTCTTCTTTTGGACTTTGGTTTGCTGCATATGCAGAAAGTTTAATAGATGATTTTCTATTGATTCGTACTGCATACAGAATTGTAAACAAAAACCCTTTAGGGTCCGCTGCTGGATACGGATCTTCTTTACCTTTAAATAGAAAAATGACAACATATTTATTGGGATTCGATGATTTGAATTATAATGTGGTATATGCTCAAATGGCACGTGGAAAAATGGAAAGAATAGTTTCAGAATCTATTGCTTCTTTAGCAAGAACTTTAAGTAAAATGGCACAAGATATTTGTTTATATTTAAGTAAAAATTTCAATTTTATTAGTTTTCCTGATTCTCTAACTACCGGATCTAGCATAATGCCTCACAAAAAAAATCCAGATGTTTTTGAGATGATACGAGCTAAATGTAATAGAATGACTTCATTGCCTAATGAAATTTCTTTGATTTCTTCTAATTTATGTTCCGGATATCATAGAGATTTTCAAATAATTAAAGAAAGATTTATTCCTATTTTTGAAGAGATAAAAAAATGTTTTTCTATGTTTAAGTATATGTTGAATCATATCATAGTGAAAAAGGATATTATTCAGGAGGATAAATATGAATATTTATTCAGTGTAGAAGCAGTTAATAAGCTTGTTATTGAAGAAGGATATTCTTTTAGAGAAGCTTATAAAAAAGTAGGTAAAGATATCCAAAATGGATGTTTCAAACCTTTTAAAAAAAGCTTTTATTCTCATGAAGGAAGCATAGGAAATTTATGTAATACACAAATTAAAAATTTGATGCAAAACGTGATAAAAGAATTTGACTTTGATAAAATAGAAAAAGTTATAAAACGTTTAATTTATAGTCAAATTAATTTTGATGCATCCTCTAAGAATCCAATTTTTTTTTAA
- the gyrB gene encoding DNA topoisomerase (ATP-hydrolyzing) subunit B, which translates to MSKQHHITKDYTADSIQSLEGIEHIRLRPSMYIGDIGIRGLHHLVSEVIDNSVDEALAGFCNKIWVTIQKNGFITILDNGRGIPIEIHKKEGKSALEVVMTKIGAGGKFDKNSYKVSGGLHGVGLSCVNALSKKLIVTIYRNGKVYEQEYLKGKALYPVKFLGKTNMQGTKINYLADYSIFNSITYNYEILANRLKELSFLNKGLYLFLKDERNNIKEYFFSKNGLKEYLPILDKNKEFLTKDVIFIEGEKDNTIVEVAMQYNTSFKEKIYSYVNNINTYEGGTHLSGFRRALTRTLKKYADVYGILSKDKVEFTGDDFREGITAIISVRVMEPQFEGQTKTKLSNHEVGGIVDKIVGEMLNSYLEEHPSDRKKIIDKVILAAKARQAAKKARELIQKKNPIYNSILPGKLADCSLNNPENCEIYLVEGDSAGGTAKQGRDRNFQAILPLRGKILNVEKAMQYKIFENEEIKNIFTSLGVFIDTEENKEILNIKKLRYNKIIIMTDADIDGSHISTLILTLFFRYMNPLIEKGHIYIATPPLYLIRKGNHYRYAWSDKERENIINQLGGRKYVYIQRYKGLGEMNAEQLWETTMNPKNRTLRKVNIENYSEADNIFSILMGDEVPPRRNFIEKNAIHAKIDV; encoded by the coding sequence ATGAGTAAACAACATCATATTACAAAAGATTACACAGCAGATAGTATTCAATCTCTTGAAGGGATAGAACATATAAGATTAAGACCTTCAATGTATATTGGAGATATAGGAATTAGGGGGTTACATCATTTAGTATCCGAAGTTATAGATAATTCAGTAGATGAAGCCTTAGCAGGTTTTTGCAATAAAATATGGGTTACTATTCAAAAAAATGGATTTATCACTATACTTGACAATGGTCGTGGAATTCCAATAGAAATTCATAAAAAAGAAGGTAAATCAGCTTTAGAAGTAGTTATGACTAAAATTGGGGCAGGGGGTAAATTTGATAAAAATTCTTATAAAGTTTCTGGAGGATTACACGGAGTCGGTCTTTCCTGTGTCAATGCTTTGTCTAAAAAACTTATAGTTACAATTTATCGCAACGGAAAAGTTTATGAACAGGAGTATTTAAAAGGAAAAGCCCTTTATCCTGTAAAATTTTTAGGAAAAACTAATATGCAAGGAACTAAGATTAATTATCTTGCTGATTATTCTATTTTTAATTCTATTACATATAATTATGAAATTTTAGCCAATAGATTGAAAGAATTATCTTTTTTAAATAAAGGGTTGTATTTATTTTTAAAAGACGAAAGAAATAACATAAAAGAATATTTTTTTTCTAAAAATGGATTAAAAGAATATCTTCCTATTTTAGATAAAAATAAGGAATTTTTAACTAAAGATGTTATTTTTATTGAAGGAGAGAAAGACAATACGATTGTAGAAGTAGCAATGCAATACAATACTTCTTTTAAAGAGAAGATTTATTCTTATGTTAACAATATAAATACTTATGAAGGAGGAACTCATCTTTCTGGATTTAGAAGGGCATTAACAAGAACATTAAAAAAATATGCCGATGTATATGGAATTTTATCAAAAGATAAAGTAGAGTTTACTGGTGATGATTTTAGAGAAGGAATTACAGCCATTATATCTGTTAGAGTAATGGAACCTCAATTTGAAGGACAAACTAAGACAAAATTAAGTAATCACGAAGTGGGAGGAATTGTAGATAAAATTGTGGGAGAAATGTTGAACAGTTATTTAGAAGAACACCCTAGTGATAGAAAAAAAATTATTGATAAAGTCATATTAGCAGCTAAAGCACGTCAAGCTGCTAAAAAAGCACGTGAATTAATACAAAAAAAAAATCCCATATACAATAGTATTTTACCTGGAAAATTAGCGGATTGTTCTTTAAATAATCCAGAAAACTGTGAAATTTATTTGGTAGAAGGAGATTCTGCTGGAGGAACTGCTAAACAAGGTAGAGATAGAAATTTTCAAGCTATTTTACCTTTACGAGGTAAAATACTAAATGTAGAAAAAGCTATGCAATATAAAATATTTGAAAATGAGGAAATAAAAAATATATTCACATCTTTAGGAGTTTTTATTGATACAGAAGAAAATAAAGAAATTTTAAATATAAAAAAACTTAGATACAATAAAATTATTATTATGACCGACGCGGATATAGATGGAAGTCATATTTCTACTTTGATTTTAACATTATTTTTTCGTTATATGAACCCATTAATAGAAAAAGGACACATTTATATTGCTACACCACCACTTTATTTAATTAGAAAAGGAAATCATTATAGATATGCTTGGAGTGATAAAGAAAGAGAAAATATTATCAATCAATTAGGAGGAAGAAAATATGTCTATATACAACGTTATAAAGGATTAGGAGAGATGAATGCTGAACAACTTTGGGAAACAACAATGAATCCAAAAAATAGAACTTTACGTAAGGTCAATATAGAAAATTATTCTGAAGCAGACAACATATTCTCCATTCTTATGGGAGATGAAGTTCCCCCACGTAGAAATTTCATAGAAAAAAATGCGATACATGCAAAAATTGATGTTTAG
- a CDS encoding undecaprenyl-diphosphate phosphatase, which yields MNYIQSILLGIIEGITELFPISSTGHMILAASMMGILEDKITNLFLISVQLGAVLSVVFLYRNKFFLKKWNFYIKIFLAILPVGIFGFFFNKITNFLFHPLVVSLSLLTGGFVILKVENFYEKNFKKKRNKITYLKAFIVGLFQCLSLIPGVSRSATTIVACMLQNVNRKKTIEFSFFLSIPVIGIATCKKLFDYYFQLNSFTYQDIELLFLGNIVAFITGMITIRYFFKFLKNFKIFGYYRIILGFFIIIHYFIKPIEKF from the coding sequence ATGAATTATATTCAATCAATCCTATTAGGGATTATTGAAGGAATTACAGAGTTGTTTCCTATTTCTTCTACAGGTCACATGATACTTGCGGCTTCCATGATGGGAATTTTAGAAGATAAAATAACGAATTTATTTCTTATTTCTGTTCAGCTTGGTGCCGTTTTATCGGTAGTTTTTTTGTATAGAAATAAGTTTTTTTTAAAAAAATGGAATTTTTATATAAAAATTTTTTTGGCTATTTTACCTGTAGGTATTTTTGGTTTTTTTTTTAACAAAATAACCAATTTTTTATTTCATCCACTTGTAGTTTCTCTATCTCTTTTAACAGGAGGATTCGTAATTTTGAAAGTAGAAAATTTTTATGAAAAAAATTTTAAAAAAAAAAGAAACAAAATTACTTATTTAAAAGCTTTTATTGTTGGATTATTTCAATGTTTGTCTTTGATCCCAGGAGTATCTAGAAGTGCTACTACCATTGTTGCTTGTATGCTACAAAATGTTAATAGAAAAAAAACTATAGAATTTTCTTTTTTTTTATCTATTCCTGTTATTGGAATCGCTACATGTAAAAAATTATTTGACTATTATTTTCAATTAAATTCTTTTACATATCAAGATATAGAATTATTATTTTTAGGCAATATAGTAGCTTTCATAACTGGAATGATAACCATACGATATTTTTTTAAATTTTTAAAAAATTTTAAAATATTTGGATATTATAGAATAATATTAGGATTTTTTATTATTATACATTATTTTATTAAACCTATTGAAAAATTTTAA
- the truB gene encoding tRNA pseudouridine(55) synthase TruB, protein MKNFKKNILEFQNGKILLIDKPWGWTSFQIVKKIKNYIGNLKIGHAGTLDPLATGLLIVLTGKYTKKVDDIQNYKKTYTGIIKLGCETLSFDSETEEYNFSSISHITPKIIIKISKKFMGEIDQFPPYFSALKIKGKRYYEYARKGEKIDSIKYRRVKIYQFNILKIGIPYIKFFIECGKGTYIRSVARDFGKALKSGAYLLSLRRERIGNFSIKSFSDSNLEFSTKLEFPCYLLN, encoded by the coding sequence TTGAAAAATTTTAAAAAAAATATATTAGAATTCCAGAATGGAAAAATATTATTAATAGATAAACCGTGGGGATGGACTTCTTTTCAAATTGTTAAAAAAATTAAAAATTATATAGGAAATTTAAAAATAGGACATGCGGGGACTTTAGACCCTCTTGCAACAGGTTTATTGATAGTACTTACAGGAAAATATACTAAAAAAGTAGATGATATTCAAAATTATAAAAAAACTTATACAGGTATTATAAAATTAGGCTGTGAAACCTTATCTTTTGATTCAGAAACAGAAGAATATAATTTTTCTTCCATTTCGCACATAACCCCTAAAATTATTATAAAAATATCTAAAAAATTTATGGGAGAAATAGATCAATTTCCTCCCTATTTTTCTGCCTTAAAAATAAAAGGGAAAAGATACTATGAGTATGCTAGAAAAGGGGAAAAAATAGATTCTATTAAATATAGACGTGTAAAAATTTATCAATTTAATATCCTAAAAATAGGAATTCCCTATATAAAATTTTTTATAGAATGTGGAAAAGGGACTTATATAAGATCTGTAGCCCGAGATTTTGGAAAAGCCCTAAAAAGCGGAGCTTATCTACTTTCTTTAAGAAGAGAACGTATAGGAAATTTTTCTATAAAAAGTTTTTCTGATTCTAATCTAGAGTTTTCAACAAAATTAGAATTTCCATGTTATTTACTAAATTAA
- the rpsP gene encoding 30S ribosomal protein S16, with product MSVKIRLKKIGKKHRPIYHIVVADSRAPRDGKFIEKLGTYNPHTDPPSTVLKMENAVSWLMKGAQPTNTVKSIFSKNGVLLKKHLLKGVKKGVFTDEEYQKKFYFWYKKYKI from the coding sequence ATGTCTGTTAAAATACGTTTAAAAAAAATTGGAAAAAAACATAGACCTATTTATCATATAGTTGTAGCTGACTCTCGTGCTCCACGAGATGGTAAATTTATTGAAAAACTAGGAACTTATAATCCTCATACGGATCCTCCTTCAACTGTATTAAAAATGGAAAATGCGGTATCTTGGTTAATGAAAGGAGCACAACCTACAAATACTGTAAAATCCATTTTTTCTAAAAACGGTGTATTACTCAAAAAACATTTATTAAAAGGAGTAAAAAAGGGAGTTTTTACGGATGAAGAATATCAGAAAAAATTCTATTTTTGGTACAAAAAATATAAAATTTAA